In Methanolacinia paynteri, the DNA window CTGGAAGACGACGCCCACCCGCAGTTTATCGGCAAGGAGATCATGAAGGTCGAAGAATACGACCAGTTCATCGAAAACCCCACAGAATACCTGAACCGTGTTGCACTGCCGAGGATCTGCACCGGGCTTGCTGAACCGGGATCCCCGGAATCTAACGCTGCATTCTCAAAATACGGCGCCCAGCTTGCCGCTTTCGGTGCATCGCAGGGCGATCTGATAGGATCTCTCGCAGCGATGGGGTACCCGACATTTCCGACGGCATGGAGCTATTCGCCGCTTGATGTACTCGGAGATTTCCTTCGCGACATAAAGAACATAGTCATTGATCTCTTCAGGTACCCGGATAAAGTGAAGCAGGCTGTGGAAGCCCTTACACCTATGCTCATAGAGTCGGCAAGGATAACGGGAACCGTCCCGCCGGAGATGAAGAAGGCGCTCGGCACCGATATCGTCGAATGCTTCTTCCCGCTGCACTTAAACGAGTATCTCAACCCGAAACAGTACGACGAGTTCTACTGGCCGGCACTGAAAAAAGTGCTCGAAGAAACTATCGCAATGAGACAGACACCGTACATCCTCTTCGAGGGGCGTCATGACGCACATCTCGAAACACTCCTCGAACTTCCGAAAGGAAAGGTGATCGCCGTCTTCGACAAAACAGACCCGAGAAAGGTGAGAGATGTCGTCGGCGATCATGTAATTCTCTCGAGCGGCCCGCCCAATTCGCTCCTTATCGGGGGAACGCCCCAGAAGGTCGACGACTACATGAAGAGTATGCTGACCGACTGCAAGGAAGGCGGAATGATGATCTACCCGGGAGTCGACGGCGGAATCTCAGGAGATGCCAGACCTGAAAACGTTCAGGCGATGATCAAAGCCGTGAAGAAATACGGAACATACTGATTTTAACAGGCAGGGAGATCAATCCCGCCTGAATTTTTTTCCTGCCGGAGATGCGAAACGATTCTCCCGCGGCATAAAATTCAAATTACTTCCAAGAAAGAACTGAAATTTTCAGAAAATCCGACATGTATAAATACTACAATACATAGTCTTCTATCATGAAACAGGGAGAAAAGGGGGTACATTGCATATTCTCCTGCAAAGTGCCCGGAAAATCGATCCCTCAGGGGGGTACGGCATGAACCCCGAGGAGAAACTCCAGGTAGGAGTTATCGACGCGAACGTTCATACCGACACTCCGGCAGGAAGGGCTGTAACAAAAATTATCGAGGACCTGGCTGAATACGGAATCGAGGTCACTGTACTTGTATCTACAGAAGATGCAAGGACAGCTCTCTCGAACCTGCCGTCGGCAGACTGCATAATGGTGAACTGGAACGTCGGGGAATCGGATGATAGTCCTGCCGGAAAGAAGGGTGCCTCAGGGGTTGATGCAAACCTAATCATATCCGAGATCAGGAAACGAAACGAGGACATCCCGATCTTCCTCATGGGCGAACCTACGAGCGAACCGCCGAAAAAGCTCCCTATCGAGATGATTAAAGGGATCAACGAGTTTGTCTGGGTGATGGACGACACCGCCGAATTCCTTGCGGGACGAATAAGAGCAGCGGCGAAGAGGTACAGGGATCGGCTCCTTCCCCCGTTCTTCGGCGAACTGGTGAACTTCTCCCGCGACTTCGAATATTCATGGCACACGCCCGGCCATGCAGGCGGAACTGCGTTCAGGAAATCGCCGGCAGGAAGAGCATTCTTCAATTTCTTCGGCGAACAGCTGTTCAGGTCCGACATATCGATTTCAGTAGGCGAACTCGGTTCTCTCCTCGACCATTCCGGCCCGGTAGGAGAGGCAGAAAGATACGCTGCCAAAGTATTCGGTGCGGATTCTACCTATTTTGTGACCAATGGAACATCGACATCGAACAAGATCGTCTTCTTCGGGAGGGTCACCGCAGACGATATTGTCCTCGTCGACAGGAACTGCCACAAATCTGCGGAGCATGCACTGACCATGACCCATGCAGTCCCGGTATACCTCATTCCGACAAGGAACAGGTACGGGATCATCGGTCCGATACATCCCGAGGAGTTCTCGCCTGAAACCATCAAAGCGAAGATCGCGGCCTCGCCGCTCACAAAGAAACTGAAAAACAAGACTCCAATCCACTCGATAATTACGAATTCAACCTACGACGGCCTCTGCTATCACGCGGAATGGGTGGAGAACGAGCTCGGAAAGAGTGTCGACAGCATCCACTTCGACGAGGCGTGGTACGGATATGCACGCTTCAATCCGATGTACCGCAACCGCTTCGCGATGAGAGACGGTGCGGAAAATCCCGAAGGACCCACGGTCTTTGCAACGCAGTCGACTCATAAACTGCTCGCTGCTCTCTCACAGGCGTCGATGGTTCATGTGAGAAACGGAAGGGTGCCGATCGAACACTCGAGGTTCAACGAGGCGTTCATGATGCACTCCTCTACCTCCCCGCTATACACCATAATAGCATCATGCGATGTCTCTTCCAAGATGATGGACGGGGCGTCCGGAAGGATGCTCACACAGGAGCCGATCGAGGACGCGATCAGATTCAGGCGTATGATGGCGAGGATCAACAGGGAGATAGGCACCGGAAAAACACCGAACGACTGGTGGTTCGGAATGTGGCAGCCTGATTTCGTAACTGATCCCGCTACGGGAAAGAAGATGGACTTCGCCGACGCCGGCATTAACCTGCTGGGCAAAGAGCCGTCATGCTGGGTTCTCCACCCCGAGGACAGCTGGCACGGGTTTACTGATCTCCCTGACGACTACTGCATGCTCGACCCGATAAAGGTGACAGTACTCATGCCGGGAGTAAACGACGACGGAACCCCGGCCAACTGGGGAATACCCGCGGCAATCGTCGTCAAGTTCCTGGACACGAAAGGAATCGTCAACGAGAAGTCTGGCGACTACAACATACTCTTCCTCTTCTCCATGGGAATAACCAAGGGCAAGTGGGGAACGCTGGTTACAGAGTTGTTCGAGTTCAAGCGCCACTGGGAGGAGGAGTCTCCGCTGGAAGAGGTCTTCCCCGATCTCGTGAAAGAATGGCCGGAGAGGTACGGTGGGATGACACTACCCGGACTGGTCAACGAGATGCACGATTACATGAAGAAGACAGAGCAGGGCAAACTTCTCCAGGAGGCCTACGAGAAACTTCCCGAACAGGTCATGACATACGCGGAAGCCTACAGGTGCCTCGTCCGCGACGAAGTGGAGCATGTCGCAGTCTCGGATATGGAGAACAGGATCGTCGCAACCGGAGTGTTCCCGTATCCCCCCGGAATTCCGGTTCTCGCACCCGGCGAATCCGCGGGAAAGAAGAAAGGAGCGATCATCAAATACCTCCTTGCACTGCAGGAGTTCGACAAGAAGTTCCCGGGATTCGATCACGACATCCACGGCGTTGAGAACGTAAACGGGAAGTACATGATATACTGCCTTAAGGAGTGACCATGAGCGAAGAAACAAAGACAGGCAAGGGAGTAAAGAAAGTCTATCTTGGCATATTCGCCCTTGCGATGATAAACGTCGCCGCGGTGCTGAGCATCAGGAACTTTCCGTCGATGGCAATCTACGGGTGGTCGTGTATCGGGTGGTACATCATCGGAACGATACTCTTCCTTATACCGATCTCCCTTGCGGGTGCAGAACTTGCAACAGGCTGGCCCGAGGGCGGTGGTGTCTACGCGTGGGTAAAGCAGGCGTTCGGGGAGAGAGACGGATTTATCGCGCTTTTCTGCGAATGGTCGAACAACCTCGTCTGGTTCCCGACCGTCCTGTCGTTCATCGCAGCAACGCTCGCATTCGCCCTTACACCGAATCTTACATCGAGCCCACTGTATATGTTCACCGTGATGATGATCGCATTCTGGGGAACTACCGCAGTCGCCTACTTCGGCGAAAATGCCTCGACAAAACTCAGCAACTTCGGTGTAGTGCTCGGCAGCATCATCCCTGCGATAGTGATCACACTTCTCGGGATCTGGTGGTTTGCATCCGGGCAGCAGCTGGTTCTCCCTGAATTTTCACTTGAACAGATCGCACCGGAGATAAATCTCGATACACTGCCTTTCTTCGCAACGGTTGTTCTTCTCTTTGCAGGTATGGAGATGGCGGGCTTCCACGCTCTCGAGGTCAAAAACCCGCAGACCGATTTCCCAAAGGCGATCGGCATCTCGGCAGTGATAATATTCTTCTGTACGGTTGCGGCGACACTCGCAATCGCGTTCGTGATCCCTGCAAACCAGCTGAGCCTTGCATCGGGCGTTATGCAGGCGATACAGTACTTCTTTGATTCCGCAGGGCTGTCGGCTTTCGTCGGGCCGATGGCGTTGTTGATCACTATCGGCGGTGTGGTAAATCTTGCCGCATGGCTCATAGGACCCGCAAAGGGTCTCGGGGTCATTGCGGAAGAGGGAAACATGCCGCCAATGTTCGACCGGACGAACAAATACGGAGCTCCGGTTGCGGTTCTGGTCACGCAGGCGCTCATCGGTTCAGTAATCTCGCTCCTGTATGTGTTCCTGCCGTCCGTCAACCAGGCATACTGGATACTGTCGGCTATGACCGTGGAGCTGCTCTGTATCGTATACTTCCTGGTATTTGCAGCTCTCATCAAACTCAGGTACAGCCAGCCAGATAAGCCCAGGCCGTTCAAGATACCCGGCGGGATGCCCGGAGTCTGGATCGTCGGGGGCATGGGAGCTGTAGGAGTCGTATTTTCGTTCATCGTAGGACTTATGCCGCCTTCATACTACGACAATACAATCGGCTATGTCGTAGCGGTTCTCTTCGGAACGTTCGTCCTCGCAGTTCCGCCTCTTATCTTCCTCAAACTCAAGAAACCAAGCTGGACAAAAGCTGTAAACAAGGAGGTGGCACAGGATGAATGAAAAGCAGGAGGTTGTAATTATCGCGGTAATACTCGTACTTGCGATTATACTGCTGCCGGTCTCAGTTGCGGTATTAGCTCACGGTACCGACCCGTACCGTATCATCGAGGGGAACCCTATAGAGATCGCAGCAGAGGCTGCGGGCCTGGTCATCTGCAACGAAACGGAGACGTCATGGAATATTGCCGGACTCACCAAAGGAATGACTTACACGATCTCCGACAACTGCGCAAACCCGACTGAGACGATAAGGCTCGATGTATTGTCATTCGACAGTTCCGAATCGAGGGATGCGGCGATACTCGCGTATCACTCGAATACGATAGGAAAGAACCACCCTCACGGAAGCCTGATCGTATTAGGGCAGTACCTGATCTTTGTCAATTATTCGGGAAGCTCGCTCCTGGACACGATCTCGAAAGAACTGGGGAAATTATAGAACTAAACCTTTTTTTTAACAGCCGGATATTACGCGGTATTTTCCTTCCGGAACAGTCATTTCAAATCTTACACCCCTGCCCTGGAGGCCACATTCTCTTATCTCTATACCGGATATCGCGAGGATCTCCCTGGCCAGGAAGAGACCTAAGCCGGTATTTTTGCCGAACCCGCGCTCGAAGATCAGTTCCTTGTCGTCATCCGGGATCCCTGTTCCGTCGTCCTTCCAGACTATACTGTATCCGCCGTTTTCGGAACGCATGCATGAGACCTCCACCCGTGAAACCGACTCACCGCCATGCCTCAAGGTATTGTCGAGAAGCGTGTCGAAGACCTTCCTCAGGATGGGGTCCGCTAAGATCTCTATATCGCAGCCGGTTATTTCAAAAGGAAGAGAACTCTGGCTTTTCACAACAGCGAGAATTTCAGCAAGGTTCTGCCATACAGGCACATGCGAACCGAGGTTCTCGTACTCTCTTGTGAATTCGATCTGCTTCTGGATCTTTTCAAGAAGTTCATGGAGGGTATCTATGTACTGGCCGTACTCCGGATCTTCAGGGTTTTTCAGCAGTTCGATGAAACAGTAAGCAGCCATGACGCTGTTCAGGATGTCATGACGTGTAATGCTGTAGAGGAGTTTCAGCTTGTGGTTTGCATTCTCAAGTGTTTCCCTGATATTTTTAACATCCCCGACATCATCGAAGAATCCCAGGACAATAAATGAGCCGTCCTTATTACTCTGTGAGATGCAGGCATTGATTTTCAGGTGCTTCTTTTTCGTCTCACCTTTTTTTATGTATTCAAAATTAAAGTCCTCGAGATAACCCTTCTCCAGGAGAGTATCGGTCATAAGATCGCTTCCGGCAGGGTAGGAATGCAGAATATCTTTCAGGGATCCTGGACTGCCTGTAACTTCTTCCGGAGAGGAGAAACCGAGAATTTTCGCCCCGGTTCCATTAAGGCTAAGAAATTCACCTTCCGACGTGCTGGTGAATATACCGATGGGAGCATTTTCGATCAGGTTCCGGTATTTCTCTTCGCTCTCCCTGAGTTCCCTGTGACTATTTTCCAGTTCGTCGAAGCCCTGGCGCAGTTCTTCATCCATTGCCGCAAGCTGTTCATACGCAGAAGTCAGTTCTTTATTCCTGTTTATCAGGGCTTCCTCTGATTCTTTTTTGGCTGTGATATCCCGGATCGATTCGATGGCACCGGTGATTTTACCGCCGGAATCATAGAGTGGTGTTGCGATGAACCAGAGATAGGCGCCTTTGCCATCGTATAAATACGGAATCTCGAACTCGGATATGAGCCTGTTCCCGTCGGTTATGACTGAAGGATAATGAGATTCACCAAGAAGATCGCTGTCCAGGACCATATCGATAAGAATGGGCTTTCTTTCCCTGTAGAAGGGCAGGGCATACTCGTAATTTTCCCTGCCGACGATATCTTCGGACCGGATCCCAGTCATCTCCTCGATAGCCCGGTTCCATGCAATAACCCTGCCGTGATCGTCTATTACGAACGTTGCATCGGGAAGGAAATCGATGATGTCCATCAGCTCCTGCCTGCTCTCTCTTAATGCATCTTCGGCACGCTTCTGTTCGGTAATATCGGAAACCATGGCAAACGAACCTCTGAAGTTCCCGCTTTTTCCAAAGATAGGAGTTGATTTCACCTTCATCCACCTGATCTCCCCGTCCTTTCTCATCATTCTCCGGACATATAGACCGGTTGCACCCCCTTTCCTGTGCTCGACCTCCGAAAGGTGAGCTTTTTGATCCCCTTTATGGATGAACGATGAGATCTTTCTCCCGAACATCTCCCCTGTGGAGTATCCAAGCATCTCAGCCATTTTTTTATTTACGAAGGTGGTCATCTCCCTGTGGTCCATCTCCCAGATTCCTTCCTCCGCCGTCTCGACAATGCGCCTGAATTTTTCCTCGCTCTCACGGAGGAGAATTTCTTTTTGCCCCAGTTCTTCGTAATTCTGCCTGAGCTCCTCTTCGGCCGCCTTGAGCTGTTCATATGCCCCCTGGATTTCGTCGTTTCTGCTCTCTATGGTCTTCAGGTGCATCCTGAGCTCTTCATTGAGCTCGGCGAGTTTTCTGTTGCTTTCCTGAAGTTCATCTTCGGCTGCCTTTCGTTCAGTGATCTCGTCAAGTATGATCAGCAGGGCCGGCTTCTCTTCCCAATGAATAAGAGTGGAGTGAATCTTCACCCAGTGTGTATTCCCGGAAGAATCGAGGATCCTGAATTCATACTCATCGGGAGCACTTTTTCCTGCGATTCTGCGTTCATAACGGCCGAGTACCATCTCACGATCATCGGGGTGGATTAAATCGTCAATAGATTTTCCGACCAGCTCACCCGGGGGAACATTGAGAATGGAGGAAAAACGGGGATTGGAAAACCTGACCAGGCGGTCCTGTGCAATGAAGATCGCTTCGTTCGCTTTTTCAACGAGCAGGCGGTACTTCTCTTCGCTGTCCCTTAGTGCTGCTTCGGTCTGCCTTAACGCGATCGACTGTCTCACCTTGTGAACAAGCTCTACAAACTGGGAGTTGGGTTCTCCACCCTTCTGGATGTAGAAATCGGCTCCGTTTTCAAAGGCCTGGATTACAACCTCTTCCCGGCCTTTGCCTGTGAAAATAATGAATGGTATTTTGTTGCCTGAGGCCCGGATGGCCTTCAGGAGCTCGATACCGTCCATTTTGGCCATCTGGTAATCGGAGATAACCGCATCATATTTTCCGGTTTTCATCAGTTCAAGTGCAAAAACTGCGGATTCGGCTGTATCGACTGAAAAGTCACCGCTCTTTTCAATAAATATCCTTGCGAGTTCGAGAAGAACGGGTTCGTCGTCGACATAAAGAATCTTTATCATGAGGGTGATCACCGAATCCCTTTGTTGTAGAATAGGGGAAGGTTCTGTAATAAATTATCCTTGTTCCGGATAGCCGAATATAACAAACGACATCAAATTTGACATAGATCGATTCCCGCATGTAAACCGTTAATGATTATATATTGCGGCTTATCAACCATATATTGTAAATCCATCCTTAAACGATCGGTTTCCGGAAATGAAGATATTAAATTTATTTTCAGTAATTCCCGGACTATTCAAAAAAGAAAGAAAGATTTACAGAGGCAAAGACATGCAGAATTCAAAGAATATAAAAAACTGGATCGACTGCTGGGAAGCGTCGAAAAAAGATTCGGAAAAACCAGGGAACATGGGAGATCCCGAAGTATGGGAAAAAAGAGCGGAGATGTTCGCACACAGGCTCAAGCCCGGAAAACGGCAGGGAAGAACGAACATGGTACTCGAACTCCTGGAGGAGGTCGGTTTTAAACCGGAGGGGTCCCGTGTCCTCGACATAGGCTGCGGTCCGGGAGCGTTGGCAATTCCCCTTGCCCGTGCCGGTGCCGAAGTTACGGCAATCGACATCTCCTCGAAGACACTGGAATACCTGAAAGATAATGCAGAGAAAGAAGGACTCTCGATAAACCCCGTCAAATGCCACTGGTGGACTGCGGATATAGACGAACTCGGGTTCAGGGACCAGTTCGATCTCGTGATATCGTCGATGACCCCGGCGATTAAAGACTTCGAGACATTCGAAAAGATGAACGCCTGCTCGAAGAACTACTGCTACCTCAGCCATTTCATCAGGAAAACCGACAACGAGGTTGACCCGGAGATCTACAGGGATATCCTGAAAACAGAGCCTCCACGCCGCAAGTCTGAAGGGACGATACCCGGATTCTTCTATATCTTCATGTACGTCTACCTCAACGGGTACAGTCCGCTGGTTACGATCAACCACAGGCAGCCGGAAGGCGATAATGGATGGAAAGACGCTGCAGAAAGAGCAATCGAATTTTTGGAGGCTGAGTATGACTGCACGGAATCGGTCAAATCGGAGATCATGGACTATTATGAAAAGAAGGCAAAGGCCGGGGAAGACCTCTTTGGATCGGATGTATTCATAGGCATGATGGCATGGTCGAAGGACAAGTGAACCGAAATATTATAACTCATAACCCGGTAATTCACTCCGAAATTATATTTTTTTAATACTCGCAAAATTTTTGCATACCCCCACATAACAGTTCGAATCTTCACTAAAATTCCGGCAGGGATAAAGATAAAGCGTCTTAAAAGAGATAAGAGATTGCCATTTTAAGGCAGACCGGAAAGATGCCTGCCTGGATCAGAAACGCGAGGGTGAACGATATGAATACGGAAAATGATCCCCGAAAAGTTATAGAAGTGATAAATCCGGCGGACGGTTCTACCATCGGGACTGTTTCTGCCGGAACTGCTTCAGATATCGGTGCTGCCGTCGATGATGCCTCCGGAGCACTTGCAAAGTGGTCGCCGCTACTTCCGAGGGAGAGGGGGAAGAAGCTCTTCAACGCCGCAGCGGCGATCAGGAAGGATAAGGACAGGCTCGCATCACTCCTGACGTCCGAGCAGGGAAAGCCGCTTGCCGAATCTAAAAACGAGATCATGGGCTGTGCAAACGTGCTTGAATACTATGCCTCAATCTCGGGATCGATCACAGGCGAGGCTCTTCCCAAGTCCGATTACGGCTACTCGTTCACTATAAAGAAGCCGCTCGGGGTCTGCGGTGCGATCATCCCGTGGAATATGCCGGCCCTGATAATGGCATGGAAGACCGGGCCTGCACTCGTCGCCGGAAACGCTCTGATCGTAAAACCTGCGACATCGACACCGCTTACGTGCATGGAGATGGCATCGGTAATACACGGGGCAGGGGTTCCTGAAGAGATACTCCGGGTGATCCCCGGAAGCGGGGATGAGGTCGGAAACGCGATCGCCGCCCACCCTGAGATAAGAGCGGTATCGTTCACCGGATCGACAGAGACAGGAAAACTCGTCGAAAAGGCAGCCTGCGGAACGGGAAAACACCTTACACTTGAGCTTGGCGGAAGCGACCCGATGATCGTATGCGACGACGCCGATATCTCTGCGGCGGCGGCAGGTGCGGTTGCCGGACGTTTCTATAACTGCGGCCAGACATGCACGGCCGTAAAGCGCCTGTATGTATTCGAAAGCGTTGCAGACGAGTTCATGAGGGTACTTGAACCCGCGGTTGCAGGGATAAAGATCGGAAACGGGCTCTCTCCGGGTGTAAGGATGGGGCCGATGAGCAGCAGCACGGGAAGGGAGAGGATCGAAGAGATCATAGACTATGTCCGTAACTCGGGCGACGGGGGGATCACAAGAGGCGGCCGGATCCCGGAAGGTGCAGAATATGAAAAGGGCTTCTTCTATGAACCTACGATCATAGCCGGAGTCTCAGGCGAAAGCAGGCTCATGAAAGAGGAGGTCTTCGGCCCCGTGCTCCCTGTTTCCATAGTCTCCGGGATGAATGAAGCGATAGAGTCGGCGAACTCGACGAAATACGGCCTCGGCGCCTCGGTCTGGACAAGAAACATAGGGCGGGCGACAAGGGCCGCAGAAGAGATCGACGCCGGTATCGTGTGGATCAACAGGCACTTAAAGATCCCCCCGGAGGTTCCGTTCGGCGGGGAGAAGGCAAGCGGAAGCGGAAGGGAAAACGGAATTTATGCACCGGAACGTTATATGACAGAAAAAACAGTCATAGTCTCGCCTTAATAGCAGGAAGGAACTCGGGATACAGGAACCTATCAATGAGTGATTTGAAGAAAGAAACTACGCGAATTACAGAAGAGCTTGACAATTTCATCGGCAGCTGCGATGCCGCAATATGGGGCTACTGCGACCTTTCAGGCATTACTAACCGTCCTTTCCCGGAACTCAGGAACGGGATATCGATGGGGATAAAACTGAACCCTAAAATAGTCCTATCCCTGAAGGAAGGGCCGGGAGAGGAATACACCCGTGAATATGACGAGGTCAATATCCGGCTGGCGGAACTTGCCGGGAAAGTTTCCGAATTTCTCAAAGATCTTGGATACAACGCCGGTTTCATACCCCCTACACAAAGTCTCAACGACCCGGAAAAACTCTATGCAAAATTCCCACACAAGACTGCTGCAACCTTGTCCGGTCTCGGATGGATCGGGAAGAACGCACTTCTGG includes these proteins:
- a CDS encoding uroporphyrinogen decarboxylase family protein — encoded protein: MEPAELYRQRLDRLEAVIKGKEPDRVPITAMVTIFQGHYAGYKAKDVILDAAKNKDATLKMAADFDFDSITALTGLEGTIMSMTFLKSAPELIPAARFLQAQYHPILKDVYTKWPGIELEDDAHPQFIGKEIMKVEEYDQFIENPTEYLNRVALPRICTGLAEPGSPESNAAFSKYGAQLAAFGASQGDLIGSLAAMGYPTFPTAWSYSPLDVLGDFLRDIKNIVIDLFRYPDKVKQAVEALTPMLIESARITGTVPPEMKKALGTDIVECFFPLHLNEYLNPKQYDEFYWPALKKVLEETIAMRQTPYILFEGRHDAHLETLLELPKGKVIAVFDKTDPRKVRDVVGDHVILSSGPPNSLLIGGTPQKVDDYMKSMLTDCKEGGMMIYPGVDGGISGDARPENVQAMIKAVKKYGTY
- a CDS encoding Orn/Lys/Arg family decarboxylase produces the protein MNPEEKLQVGVIDANVHTDTPAGRAVTKIIEDLAEYGIEVTVLVSTEDARTALSNLPSADCIMVNWNVGESDDSPAGKKGASGVDANLIISEIRKRNEDIPIFLMGEPTSEPPKKLPIEMIKGINEFVWVMDDTAEFLAGRIRAAAKRYRDRLLPPFFGELVNFSRDFEYSWHTPGHAGGTAFRKSPAGRAFFNFFGEQLFRSDISISVGELGSLLDHSGPVGEAERYAAKVFGADSTYFVTNGTSTSNKIVFFGRVTADDIVLVDRNCHKSAEHALTMTHAVPVYLIPTRNRYGIIGPIHPEEFSPETIKAKIAASPLTKKLKNKTPIHSIITNSTYDGLCYHAEWVENELGKSVDSIHFDEAWYGYARFNPMYRNRFAMRDGAENPEGPTVFATQSTHKLLAALSQASMVHVRNGRVPIEHSRFNEAFMMHSSTSPLYTIIASCDVSSKMMDGASGRMLTQEPIEDAIRFRRMMARINREIGTGKTPNDWWFGMWQPDFVTDPATGKKMDFADAGINLLGKEPSCWVLHPEDSWHGFTDLPDDYCMLDPIKVTVLMPGVNDDGTPANWGIPAAIVVKFLDTKGIVNEKSGDYNILFLFSMGITKGKWGTLVTELFEFKRHWEEESPLEEVFPDLVKEWPERYGGMTLPGLVNEMHDYMKKTEQGKLLQEAYEKLPEQVMTYAEAYRCLVRDEVEHVAVSDMENRIVATGVFPYPPGIPVLAPGESAGKKKGAIIKYLLALQEFDKKFPGFDHDIHGVENVNGKYMIYCLKE
- a CDS encoding amino acid permease, whose protein sequence is MSEETKTGKGVKKVYLGIFALAMINVAAVLSIRNFPSMAIYGWSCIGWYIIGTILFLIPISLAGAELATGWPEGGGVYAWVKQAFGERDGFIALFCEWSNNLVWFPTVLSFIAATLAFALTPNLTSSPLYMFTVMMIAFWGTTAVAYFGENASTKLSNFGVVLGSIIPAIVITLLGIWWFASGQQLVLPEFSLEQIAPEINLDTLPFFATVVLLFAGMEMAGFHALEVKNPQTDFPKAIGISAVIIFFCTVAATLAIAFVIPANQLSLASGVMQAIQYFFDSAGLSAFVGPMALLITIGGVVNLAAWLIGPAKGLGVIAEEGNMPPMFDRTNKYGAPVAVLVTQALIGSVISLLYVFLPSVNQAYWILSAMTVELLCIVYFLVFAALIKLRYSQPDKPRPFKIPGGMPGVWIVGGMGAVGVVFSFIVGLMPPSYYDNTIGYVVAVLFGTFVLAVPPLIFLKLKKPSWTKAVNKEVAQDE
- a CDS encoding PAS domain S-box protein, giving the protein MIKILYVDDEPVLLELARIFIEKSGDFSVDTAESAVFALELMKTGKYDAVISDYQMAKMDGIELLKAIRASGNKIPFIIFTGKGREEVVIQAFENGADFYIQKGGEPNSQFVELVHKVRQSIALRQTEAALRDSEEKYRLLVEKANEAIFIAQDRLVRFSNPRFSSILNVPPGELVGKSIDDLIHPDDREMVLGRYERRIAGKSAPDEYEFRILDSSGNTHWVKIHSTLIHWEEKPALLIILDEITERKAAEDELQESNRKLAELNEELRMHLKTIESRNDEIQGAYEQLKAAEEELRQNYEELGQKEILLRESEEKFRRIVETAEEGIWEMDHREMTTFVNKKMAEMLGYSTGEMFGRKISSFIHKGDQKAHLSEVEHRKGGATGLYVRRMMRKDGEIRWMKVKSTPIFGKSGNFRGSFAMVSDITEQKRAEDALRESRQELMDIIDFLPDATFVIDDHGRVIAWNRAIEEMTGIRSEDIVGRENYEYALPFYRERKPILIDMVLDSDLLGESHYPSVITDGNRLISEFEIPYLYDGKGAYLWFIATPLYDSGGKITGAIESIRDITAKKESEEALINRNKELTSAYEQLAAMDEELRQGFDELENSHRELRESEEKYRNLIENAPIGIFTSTSEGEFLSLNGTGAKILGFSSPEEVTGSPGSLKDILHSYPAGSDLMTDTLLEKGYLEDFNFEYIKKGETKKKHLKINACISQSNKDGSFIVLGFFDDVGDVKNIRETLENANHKLKLLYSITRHDILNSVMAAYCFIELLKNPEDPEYGQYIDTLHELLEKIQKQIEFTREYENLGSHVPVWQNLAEILAVVKSQSSLPFEITGCDIEILADPILRKVFDTLLDNTLRHGGESVSRVEVSCMRSENGGYSIVWKDDGTGIPDDDKELIFERGFGKNTGLGLFLAREILAISGIEIRECGLQGRGVRFEMTVPEGKYRVISGC
- a CDS encoding class I SAM-dependent methyltransferase, whose translation is MQNSKNIKNWIDCWEASKKDSEKPGNMGDPEVWEKRAEMFAHRLKPGKRQGRTNMVLELLEEVGFKPEGSRVLDIGCGPGALAIPLARAGAEVTAIDISSKTLEYLKDNAEKEGLSINPVKCHWWTADIDELGFRDQFDLVISSMTPAIKDFETFEKMNACSKNYCYLSHFIRKTDNEVDPEIYRDILKTEPPRRKSEGTIPGFFYIFMYVYLNGYSPLVTINHRQPEGDNGWKDAAERAIEFLEAEYDCTESVKSEIMDYYEKKAKAGEDLFGSDVFIGMMAWSKDK
- a CDS encoding aldehyde dehydrogenase family protein, producing MNTENDPRKVIEVINPADGSTIGTVSAGTASDIGAAVDDASGALAKWSPLLPRERGKKLFNAAAAIRKDKDRLASLLTSEQGKPLAESKNEIMGCANVLEYYASISGSITGEALPKSDYGYSFTIKKPLGVCGAIIPWNMPALIMAWKTGPALVAGNALIVKPATSTPLTCMEMASVIHGAGVPEEILRVIPGSGDEVGNAIAAHPEIRAVSFTGSTETGKLVEKAACGTGKHLTLELGGSDPMIVCDDADISAAAAGAVAGRFYNCGQTCTAVKRLYVFESVADEFMRVLEPAVAGIKIGNGLSPGVRMGPMSSSTGRERIEEIIDYVRNSGDGGITRGGRIPEGAEYEKGFFYEPTIIAGVSGESRLMKEEVFGPVLPVSIVSGMNEAIESANSTKYGLGASVWTRNIGRATRAAEEIDAGIVWINRHLKIPPEVPFGGEKASGSGRENGIYAPERYMTEKTVIVSP
- a CDS encoding 4Fe-4S double cluster binding domain-containing protein, with amino-acid sequence MSDLKKETTRITEELDNFIGSCDAAIWGYCDLSGITNRPFPELRNGISMGIKLNPKIVLSLKEGPGEEYTREYDEVNIRLAELAGKVSEFLKDLGYNAGFIPPTQSLNDPEKLYAKFPHKTAATLSGLGWIGKNALLVTKKYGSALRIITIFTDSPVTTGDPVVKSYCGDCNNCRELCPAGAVRGVKWSQGMSREEILNTRGCFEYSRKMGYEAGPGHGVCGRCIVVCPWTEKYLKREGVL